One region of Limnospira fusiformis SAG 85.79 genomic DNA includes:
- a CDS encoding DUF1622 domain-containing protein, whose protein sequence is MEWLYTAEAGLKLLVDLAKFLLETISVFCVLFGVAKTGQLAIRFSQFKYDEFLFIELRIRFGVWLALALEFQLGADILATTVAPTEETLIKLGVIAVIRTFLNYFLNKELEKEFDFKKNHGNK, encoded by the coding sequence ATGGAATGGTTATATACGGCTGAGGCTGGACTCAAACTGCTAGTTGATTTGGCGAAGTTTTTATTAGAGACCATTTCGGTTTTTTGTGTGTTATTTGGCGTGGCGAAAACCGGACAACTGGCGATTCGATTTTCTCAATTTAAATATGATGAGTTTCTGTTTATTGAGTTACGGATTAGGTTTGGGGTGTGGTTGGCATTAGCCCTAGAATTTCAACTGGGGGCTGATATTCTGGCGACTACGGTAGCGCCGACGGAGGAAACTCTAATTAAATTGGGGGTGATTGCTGTGATTAGGACGTTTTTAAACTATTTCCTGAATAAGGAACTTGAGAAGGAGTTTGACTTTAAAAAAAATCATGGAAACAAATAA
- a CDS encoding FAD-dependent oxidoreductase encodes MFSVTPVKDLVLIGGGHSHAIALKELAINPIPRLRLTLISDVYHTPYSGMLPGYIAGLYKFNDCHIDVQALANLAKARLLIDRAIGLDLQTNQVLCANRPPVPFDILSIDIGSTPNTITVPGVQQQAIPVKPIAKFLNHWDKIVETVRENRTQKMRLAVVGGGAGGVELSLAIFSRLQQIYGLDSTLPENHLELHLFQKGDRLIPQHHREVSQRLQKLFSERGIKLHLGETVTEIEGKSPHTIHCQSGLTLKCDRLFWVTQASAATWLKDAGLATDEQGFILVNDYLQSISHPDIFATGDIATMLNHPRPKAGVFAVRQGKPLAENLRRKANQQPLQAYRPQKEFLILISTGDQQAIASRGCFRLGPHPLIWQWKDHIDRQFMSHFTQLG; translated from the coding sequence TTCTGTTACCCCTGTTAAGGACCTGGTACTAATTGGAGGGGGTCACAGCCATGCGATCGCTCTCAAAGAATTAGCCATCAATCCTATTCCCAGACTACGCCTCACCCTAATTTCTGATGTGTACCATACTCCCTATTCGGGGATGCTACCGGGATATATAGCCGGACTATATAAGTTTAACGATTGTCATATAGATGTGCAAGCCTTAGCCAATTTGGCGAAAGCCAGACTATTGATAGATCGCGCCATTGGTTTAGACCTACAAACGAATCAAGTCCTGTGCGCCAACCGTCCCCCCGTCCCCTTCGATATCCTATCCATAGATATAGGTAGTACCCCCAACACTATCACGGTCCCCGGTGTCCAACAACAGGCCATTCCGGTGAAACCTATTGCTAAATTTCTGAACCACTGGGATAAAATTGTGGAAACGGTGAGGGAAAACCGGACGCAGAAAATGCGATTAGCAGTGGTTGGCGGCGGCGCGGGGGGAGTGGAATTAAGCCTAGCCATATTTTCCCGTCTCCAACAGATTTATGGTCTCGACAGCACACTACCAGAAAATCACCTAGAGTTACATCTATTTCAAAAAGGCGATCGCCTAATTCCCCAACACCACCGGGAGGTTAGTCAGCGTTTGCAAAAACTTTTCAGCGAGAGAGGTATCAAACTACACCTAGGGGAAACCGTGACGGAAATCGAAGGAAAATCCCCCCATACTATTCATTGTCAATCAGGATTAACCCTAAAATGCGATCGCCTGTTTTGGGTGACACAAGCCAGCGCCGCCACCTGGTTAAAAGACGCAGGACTAGCGACGGACGAACAAGGATTTATCCTAGTTAACGATTACCTTCAGTCTATCTCTCACCCTGATATTTTCGCGACTGGAGATATCGCCACCATGTTAAACCATCCCCGACCCAAAGCCGGAGTTTTCGCGGTCCGTCAAGGAAAACCCCTGGCGGAAAACCTGCGACGCAAAGCCAACCAACAACCCCTACAAGCCTATCGACCGCAGAAAGAATTTTTAATCCTAATTAGTACAGGGGACCAACAGGCGATCGCCTCACGCGGCTGTTTTCGTCTGGGTCCCCATCCCCTAATTTGGCAATGGAAAGACCATATTGATCGGCAATTTATGAGCCACTTTACCCAGCTTGGTTAA
- a CDS encoding bifunctional alanine racemase/tRNA (adenosine(37)-N6)-threonylcarbamoyltransferase complex ATPase subunit type 1 TsaE codes for MNDAVILSLADAIATQAVGVKLGRSLGANSLILLEGNLGTGKTTLVQGIAKGLGISESVDSPTFTLINEYTSGRLPLYHLDLYRLNESEIEGLNISLYWEGVEVEPGMVAVEWSERLPYRPADYLQIILSHTPQGDRQIKLIPMGELVIELDGLIDPV; via the coding sequence ATGAATGATGCGGTTATATTATCTCTGGCTGATGCGATCGCCACCCAAGCTGTGGGGGTGAAATTGGGGCGATCGCTTGGTGCTAATAGTTTAATTCTGCTAGAGGGTAATCTAGGGACAGGTAAAACTACTTTAGTGCAAGGTATCGCTAAAGGTTTGGGGATTTCCGAATCAGTGGATAGTCCGACTTTTACTTTGATTAATGAGTATACAAGCGGACGGCTTCCTCTGTATCATTTGGATTTATATCGCCTGAATGAGTCGGAAATTGAGGGGTTGAATATTTCATTGTATTGGGAGGGGGTGGAGGTGGAACCGGGTATGGTGGCGGTGGAGTGGTCCGAACGTCTCCCCTATCGTCCGGCTGATTATTTGCAGATTATTTTGAGTCATACTCCCCAAGGCGATCGCCAAATTAAATTGATTCCCATGGGGGAGTTGGTGATAGAATTGGATGGGTTAATTGACCCGGTTTAA